A genome region from Stenotrophomonas bentonitica includes the following:
- a CDS encoding IS5 family transposase (programmed frameshift) — protein MEITPEQFATIEHCLPKQRGNVSLSNLQVVNAILYVAEHGCKWRGLPKRFGNWHTIYTRMNRWTKAGVLDRMFEELQRAQVVRIKIEAVSLDSTSIKVHPDGTGAFKKNGPQSIGKSRGGWNTKIHMVAADARTAVTFCLSPGQAHDAPEGRRLLSSLGATSRPVHLLMDRAYEGNETRQLALDLGFIPVVPPTSKRLDPWEYDRAMYKRRNEVERLFRRLKGYRRIFSRFEKLDLMFLGFISFVLVADGLRMC, from the exons ATGGAGATCACACCCGAGCAATTCGCCACCATCGAGCACTGTCTGCCCAAGCAGCGCGGCAATGTCAGCCTGAGCAACCTGCAGGTAGTCAACGCCATCCTCTATGTGGCCGAGCATGGCTGCAAGTGGCGTGGACTGCCCAAACGGTTCGGCAACTGGCACACGATCTACACGCGCATGAACCGCTGGACCAAGGCCGGTGTACTCGATCGCATGTTCGAGGAATTGCAGCGGGCCCAGGTCGTGCGCATCAAGATCGAGGCGGTCTCGCTGGACTCCACCAGCATCAAGGTCCACCCAGACGGCACCGGAGCGT TTAAAAAAAACGGCCCTCAGTCCATCGGCAAGTCCCGAGGCGGATGGAACACCAAGATTCATATGGTTGCCGCGGATGCTCGAACGGCCGTGACGTTCTGCCTCTCGCCAGGACAAGCGCACGACGCACCTGAAGGCAGGCGTTTGCTCAGCAGCCTCGGGGCGACAAGCCGACCCGTTCATTTGCTCATGGACCGGGCATACGAAGGCAATGAAACCCGCCAACTTGCTCTGGACCTGGGATTCATTCCGGTCGTGCCCCCGACCAGCAAACGCCTTGATCCTTGGGAATACGACCGGGCCATGTACAAGCGCCGCAATGAGGTCGAGCGACTGTTTCGTCGCCTCAAGGGTTACCGGCGCATCTTCTCGCGCTTCGAGAAACTCGATCTCATGTTCCTCGGCTTCATCAGCTTCGTGCTTGTCGCAGATGGACTGAGAATGTGTTAA
- a CDS encoding DUF2274 domain-containing protein: protein MSTTKKLRLGPLPKTESIKLTFACPVSLKADLDRYAALHAQAYGETVDAMTLIPHMLEAFIAGDRGFRRGRGDDTRPSSRTAMPKG, encoded by the coding sequence ATGAGCACAACCAAGAAGCTGCGGCTCGGGCCGCTGCCCAAGACCGAGAGCATCAAGCTGACCTTTGCGTGCCCGGTCAGCTTGAAAGCCGACCTTGACCGCTACGCCGCGCTGCACGCGCAGGCGTATGGCGAGACGGTCGATGCCATGACGCTGATCCCGCATATGCTGGAGGCGTTTATCGCTGGGGATCGAGGATTCCGGCGGGGCAGGGGAGATGACACCCGACCTTCTTCCCGCACGGCTATGCCGAAAGGGTGA
- a CDS encoding NADH-quinone oxidoreductase subunit K, with protein MIWAVAFALWITLTAGLYLALSRDVLRCVVGLALLGSAVNLLLLAAGRLGSAQPAVIEAGGRVLQEAANPLPQALVLTAIVIGFALMCFALVLVMQLVRRVGTDDALALRLVEPEPADPVKPPLAFDAVHADDDARPQRADT; from the coding sequence ATGATCTGGGCCGTCGCCTTCGCGCTCTGGATCACGTTGACCGCAGGGCTGTACCTGGCGCTGTCGCGCGACGTGCTGCGCTGCGTGGTGGGCCTGGCGCTGCTGGGCAGCGCGGTGAACCTGCTGCTGCTGGCCGCGGGCCGCCTGGGGTCGGCGCAGCCGGCGGTGATCGAGGCGGGCGGCCGGGTGCTGCAGGAGGCGGCCAACCCGCTGCCGCAGGCGCTGGTGCTGACCGCCATCGTGATCGGGTTCGCGCTGATGTGCTTTGCGCTCGTGCTGGTCATGCAGTTGGTGCGGCGCGTCGGCACCGACGATGCGCTGGCGCTGCGGCTGGTGGAGCCCGAGCCGGCGGACCCCGTGAAGCCGCCGCTGGCCTTCGATGCCGTCCATGCCGACGACGATGCGCGGCCGCAGAGGGCCGACACGTGA
- a CDS encoding type IV toxin-antitoxin system AbiEi family antitoxin, whose amino-acid sequence MATTNSSRLNVLYTRLAPGTPLTSLDLAALGISADLAVHYVRAGWLKRLARGVFCRPNDPPALHPSLLLLQRQFEGLHVGGKSALDWYGVRQYVAQQPVLHLYGWKAARLPEWFTERFPAEYHRKRLFDEQPAALLHVGAFEKRSGAPQVSAPERALLELLSEVGVRQPLQEARELVESAYSLRPDVLRELLQHCTNVKTVRLCLQLGREASLPWAAKLDPAALPTGSDRPWVSRSADGLLVLKP is encoded by the coding sequence ATGGCTACGACTAATTCAAGCAGACTAAATGTGCTCTACACCCGGTTGGCACCGGGAACGCCGCTGACCTCGCTGGACTTGGCGGCGTTGGGCATCTCTGCTGACCTGGCTGTTCACTACGTCCGGGCAGGGTGGCTCAAGCGCCTGGCGCGGGGGGTGTTCTGCCGCCCCAACGATCCCCCGGCGCTTCATCCCAGCCTGCTGCTGTTGCAGCGCCAGTTCGAGGGGCTGCACGTCGGCGGCAAGTCGGCGCTGGACTGGTACGGTGTGCGGCAGTACGTAGCGCAGCAGCCGGTGCTGCATCTGTATGGCTGGAAGGCCGCACGCTTGCCGGAATGGTTCACGGAACGATTCCCAGCTGAATACCACCGCAAACGGCTGTTCGACGAGCAGCCGGCCGCCTTGTTGCACGTTGGCGCGTTCGAGAAGCGCAGCGGGGCGCCGCAGGTGTCCGCGCCGGAGCGCGCCTTGCTGGAACTGTTGAGTGAGGTTGGCGTGCGCCAGCCCTTACAGGAAGCCCGCGAACTGGTGGAGAGCGCCTATAGCCTGCGCCCCGACGTGTTACGCGAGCTGTTGCAACACTGCACAAACGTCAAGACCGTGCGGCTGTGCCTGCAACTCGGCCGCGAGGCGTCATTGCCCTGGGCGGCCAAGCTCGATCCGGCCGCGCTGCCGACGGGTAGCGACCGTCCCTGGGTGTCTCGATCGGCCGATGGCCTGCTGGTACTCAAGCCATGA
- the mbhE gene encoding hydrogen gas-evolving membrane-bound hydrogenase subunit E, translating into MGTPLLSSAADGGMGLASRAAFTVLPLAALGVVVGMLLWLPLPLGGALDWIPALGISLAWRIDGLAVLMLLMITGVGSAVFVYAGGYFASHPGQRRLFVQLTLFMVAMIGCVTADNLFTLFLFWEATSVLSFLLVGFHHERAVSRKAAQQALLVTGTGGLALLAGLILIGQVMGTSTISVIVERLPATAPTPLLTAGVLLVIVGAFTKSAQFPFHFWLPNAMAAPTPVSAYLHSATMVKLGVYLLARLDAGLDDWLLWQVLLQGAGSITAAWGMVLALRERDLKRILAWSTVATLGTLVALVGMPGEGAAVAVGALLLAHALYKAPLFFVAGNVDHGTGTRIIDRLGNLRHAMPWTAAAAALAGMSMAGIPLSFGFVVKDLIGDAKAADNVLAFAPLANTVFSAIAVAVAGVAAVRVFWHRAPEPALTGVHEAGPALVLPPMVLAGFGVALGLFPAWAQPMVEAAGVAMTAGDGPVLAPLARALLAESLTFATTLALGAIVYLLWDVLHRMVDAVAPRLATFGLARLYERSLDWIPRLAAFSTRALQHGRSPGYMAVAAAAAVLAIGLPLVAAAPTLAWPAWSAPPLGVAGAVLLIAVGAMAAATLKDRLVLLLGAGLVGYGSAVLFLFAGAPDVAFTQVVVETVFVIVVAAVLLALKRQGKAMSVPEPVWRPMALVLSLAFATVLTALLLAAVALPFDDTLSRWFGEHSVPAAQGRNVVNVILVDFRALDTLGEITVVMLSLLAAVPLLRAVRTRRDTEAGR; encoded by the coding sequence GTGGGCACGCCGCTTCTGAGCTCGGCGGCCGATGGCGGCATGGGGCTGGCCTCTCGTGCCGCCTTCACGGTGCTGCCTCTGGCTGCGCTGGGTGTCGTGGTGGGCATGTTGTTGTGGCTGCCGCTGCCTCTGGGGGGTGCGCTCGATTGGATACCGGCGCTGGGCATCTCGCTGGCCTGGCGCATTGACGGCCTGGCGGTGCTGATGCTGCTGATGATCACGGGTGTGGGCAGCGCGGTGTTCGTCTACGCAGGCGGCTACTTCGCAAGCCACCCGGGGCAACGGCGGCTGTTCGTGCAGCTCACGCTGTTCATGGTGGCGATGATCGGCTGCGTCACTGCTGACAATCTGTTCACGCTCTTCCTGTTCTGGGAAGCCACCAGCGTGCTGTCCTTCCTGCTCGTCGGCTTCCACCATGAACGCGCGGTCAGCCGCAAGGCGGCGCAGCAGGCGCTGCTGGTGACAGGCACCGGCGGCCTGGCGCTGCTGGCGGGCTTGATCCTGATCGGGCAGGTGATGGGCACCAGCACCATCAGCGTGATCGTCGAACGCCTGCCGGCCACCGCGCCCACCCCGCTGCTGACGGCGGGTGTCCTGTTGGTGATCGTGGGCGCCTTCACCAAGAGCGCGCAGTTCCCGTTCCACTTCTGGCTTCCCAACGCGATGGCCGCGCCAACACCGGTGTCGGCCTACCTGCATTCGGCCACGATGGTGAAGCTGGGTGTGTACCTGCTGGCGCGGCTGGACGCCGGCCTCGACGACTGGCTGCTGTGGCAGGTGCTGCTGCAGGGCGCGGGTTCGATCACCGCCGCCTGGGGCATGGTGCTGGCGCTGCGCGAGCGCGACCTCAAGCGCATCCTGGCCTGGTCGACGGTGGCCACGCTGGGCACCTTGGTGGCGCTGGTGGGCATGCCAGGCGAAGGTGCTGCGGTGGCTGTGGGCGCGCTGCTGCTGGCGCATGCGCTGTACAAGGCGCCGCTGTTCTTCGTCGCTGGCAATGTCGATCATGGCACCGGCACCCGCATCATCGACCGACTGGGCAACCTGCGCCACGCCATGCCGTGGACCGCGGCGGCGGCGGCGCTGGCCGGCATGTCGATGGCCGGCATCCCCTTGTCGTTCGGCTTCGTGGTGAAGGACCTGATCGGCGACGCCAAGGCGGCCGACAACGTGCTGGCTTTCGCGCCGCTGGCCAACACGGTGTTCTCGGCCATCGCGGTGGCCGTGGCCGGTGTCGCCGCCGTGCGCGTGTTCTGGCACCGCGCGCCCGAGCCCGCGCTCACCGGCGTGCATGAGGCCGGTCCCGCGCTGGTGCTGCCGCCCATGGTGCTGGCCGGCTTCGGCGTCGCGCTGGGGCTGTTCCCGGCCTGGGCCCAGCCGATGGTAGAAGCTGCGGGGGTGGCCATGACCGCCGGCGACGGCCCTGTGCTGGCGCCGCTGGCGCGGGCACTGCTGGCAGAGTCGCTGACCTTTGCCACCACGCTGGCGCTGGGTGCGATCGTCTATCTGCTGTGGGACGTGCTGCACCGCATGGTGGATGCGGTTGCCCCGCGGCTAGCCACCTTCGGCCTTGCCAGGCTCTACGAACGTTCCCTGGACTGGATTCCGCGTCTCGCTGCGTTCAGTACGCGGGCGTTGCAGCACGGACGCTCGCCAGGTTACATGGCCGTGGCGGCGGCCGCGGCGGTGCTGGCCATCGGGCTCCCGCTGGTGGCAGCCGCGCCCACGCTGGCCTGGCCGGCCTGGTCTGCGCCGCCATTGGGCGTGGCCGGTGCCGTGCTACTGATCGCTGTCGGCGCCATGGCGGCCGCCACGCTGAAGGACCGCCTGGTGCTGCTGCTGGGTGCCGGTCTCGTGGGCTACGGCAGCGCAGTGCTGTTTCTCTTTGCGGGGGCGCCGGACGTCGCCTTCACACAGGTGGTCGTTGAGACGGTGTTCGTCATCGTCGTTGCGGCGGTGCTGTTGGCGTTGAAACGCCAAGGCAAGGCCATGAGCGTGCCCGAGCCGGTCTGGCGTCCGATGGCGCTCGTGCTGTCGCTGGCCTTCGCCACCGTGCTGACCGCGCTGCTGCTGGCCGCCGTGGCGCTGCCCTTCGACGACACGCTGTCGCGCTGGTTCGGCGAGCACAGTGTGCCGGCCGCGCAGGGCCGCAACGTGGTAAACGTGATTCTGGTCGACTTCCGAGCGCTGGACACGCTGGGCGAGATCACGGTCGTGATGCTGTCGCTGCTGGCGGCGGTGCCGCTGCTGCGTGCTGTGCGCACCCGGCGCGACACGGAGGCCGGACGATGA
- a CDS encoding complex I subunit 5 family protein, which translates to MSIVATAPVLVPLATAGLTALFSGRSRTQQAISFVGVLGFLGAAVTLLAQVSASGPVGVSFGDWPAPYGIQFRFDGLSTALLLLTALMGLVTLIFLGSDADPGPRHRLLLPLLHGTLAGVAGAFSTADLFNLYVWFEVMLICALGLIALGGRRDQLDAAFKYLGLNLFGTLLLLAAIGLLYAATGQLNYGGLALAARQLDPALLHTLLAALTVGLLLKAGAFPLYAWLPASYPTLPAPVLALFAALLGKVAAYAVLRMLGDVFMPEGAALYEVLGWVAVATMVAGVLGAAHHWDIRRILAFHSVSQIGYVLLAVALGGPAGHAAALFYTLHHSLVKASLYLTAGMVASVAGSYDLRRIGGLAAARPMLALLFAVMALSLVGIPPLSGFWAKLLVLQEAFAQGRYTWAALALLVSVLTLYSMMKIWTEAFWKPHPLADAEGVWPARRVALAPAWAATVSLAAVTLAIGFAPQTLIEFAQAAAATLGRK; encoded by the coding sequence GTGAGCATCGTCGCCACCGCACCCGTGCTCGTGCCGCTGGCCACCGCGGGCCTGACGGCGCTGTTCTCGGGCCGGTCCCGCACGCAGCAGGCCATCAGCTTCGTCGGCGTCCTGGGCTTCCTGGGGGCGGCGGTGACGCTGCTGGCGCAGGTCAGCGCCAGCGGCCCGGTCGGCGTCAGCTTCGGCGATTGGCCCGCGCCCTACGGCATTCAGTTCCGCTTCGACGGCCTGTCCACCGCCTTGCTGCTGTTGACGGCGCTGATGGGCCTGGTCACGCTGATCTTCCTGGGCAGCGACGCCGACCCCGGTCCGCGCCACCGGCTGCTGCTGCCGCTGCTGCACGGCACGCTGGCCGGCGTGGCCGGTGCCTTCAGCACCGCCGACCTGTTCAACCTCTATGTCTGGTTCGAGGTGATGCTGATCTGCGCCCTGGGCCTGATCGCGCTGGGCGGCCGGCGCGACCAGCTCGATGCCGCCTTCAAGTACCTGGGCCTGAACCTGTTCGGCACGCTCCTGCTGCTGGCCGCCATCGGGCTGCTCTATGCCGCCACAGGGCAGCTCAACTACGGCGGGCTGGCACTGGCGGCGCGCCAGCTCGACCCGGCCCTGCTGCACACGTTGCTGGCGGCGCTGACGGTGGGGCTGCTGCTGAAGGCCGGGGCTTTTCCGCTGTATGCCTGGCTGCCGGCGTCCTACCCCACGCTGCCCGCGCCGGTGCTGGCCCTGTTCGCCGCGCTGCTGGGCAAGGTGGCGGCCTACGCCGTGCTGCGCATGCTGGGCGACGTGTTCATGCCCGAAGGTGCGGCGCTGTACGAGGTGCTGGGCTGGGTGGCGGTGGCCACCATGGTGGCTGGTGTGCTGGGCGCGGCGCACCACTGGGACATACGGCGCATCCTGGCCTTCCACAGCGTCAGCCAGATCGGTTACGTGCTGCTGGCGGTGGCACTGGGCGGCCCGGCCGGCCATGCCGCGGCGCTGTTCTACACGCTGCACCACAGCCTGGTGAAGGCCAGTCTGTACCTGACCGCCGGCATGGTGGCCAGCGTGGCCGGCAGCTACGACCTGCGGCGCATCGGTGGCCTGGCCGCCGCACGGCCGATGCTGGCGCTGCTGTTCGCGGTGATGGCCTTGTCGCTGGTAGGCATTCCGCCGCTGTCGGGCTTCTGGGCCAAGCTGCTGGTGCTGCAGGAGGCCTTTGCACAGGGGCGCTACACGTGGGCCGCGCTGGCCCTGCTGGTGAGCGTGCTGACGCTCTACTCGATGATGAAGATCTGGACCGAGGCCTTCTGGAAGCCCCATCCCTTGGCCGATGCGGAAGGTGTATGGCCAGCGCGGCGCGTGGCGCTCGCACCGGCCTGGGCGGCGACGGTCAGCCTGGCGGCCGTGACGCTTGCGATCGGATTTGCACCCCAGACACTGATCGAGTTCGCGCAGGCCGCGGCCGCGACGCTGGGCCGGAAATGA
- a CDS encoding MnhB domain-containing protein, translated as MNRRLVILEVVAKPLYVVILAASLVVLLRGHNEPGGGFIGGLLAVTASVLWAVAHGPDAATQRLPLRSPVRLAALGVLVGALSGLPAWLMGKAYLTHLWAGVPLGFTTLPVSTVLVFDLGVYLCVWGALGGYAIALLDSDEAEEGAQ; from the coding sequence ATGAACCGCCGGCTGGTCATCCTGGAGGTAGTGGCTAAGCCCCTGTACGTGGTGATCCTGGCCGCGTCGCTGGTGGTCCTGCTGCGCGGCCACAACGAGCCCGGCGGCGGCTTCATCGGCGGCCTGCTGGCGGTGACCGCCAGCGTGCTGTGGGCCGTCGCGCACGGACCCGATGCCGCCACGCAGCGCCTGCCGCTGCGCTCGCCGGTGCGGCTTGCGGCGCTGGGCGTGCTGGTCGGCGCGCTGTCGGGCCTGCCGGCCTGGCTGATGGGCAAGGCCTACCTTACGCACCTGTGGGCCGGTGTGCCGCTGGGCTTCACGACGCTGCCGGTGTCCACGGTGCTGGTGTTTGATCTCGGCGTCTACCTGTGCGTGTGGGGTGCGCTGGGGGGTTATGCCATCGCACTGCTCGACAGCGACGAGGCGGAGGAGGGCGCGCAATGA
- a CDS encoding nucleotidyl transferase AbiEii/AbiGii toxin family protein translates to MNQTYLDTARLLTQVAPLVFVDDTFALKGGTAINLFVRDMPRLSVDLDLVFPDHTLPRDEALARINEAIRQAAERLKKRGFHTHAPAAAAGETKLLVRRGSIQVKVEVNFVMRGTVQPVRRASLTPMARDVLMADLEIPVVSLEEVYGGKLVAALDRQHPRDLFDVMQLFAHEGITPGIRRAFVVYLASSNRPIHEVLFTPLRDIRHDYEHNFQGMTTEPVPLDALLDARERMVREIQQGLDDDERRFLLSLAAGTPEWSLLDIAHLEQLPGIRWKLHNLAQLQKADAKKFAEQADALAARLG, encoded by the coding sequence ATGAACCAGACCTATCTCGATACCGCGCGCCTGCTGACGCAGGTCGCGCCGCTGGTGTTTGTTGACGATACCTTTGCCCTGAAGGGCGGTACGGCGATCAACCTGTTCGTGCGCGACATGCCGCGCTTGTCGGTCGATCTCGATCTGGTTTTTCCCGATCACACCTTGCCGCGCGACGAGGCACTGGCGCGCATCAACGAGGCCATCCGGCAAGCTGCGGAGCGGTTGAAGAAGCGAGGATTCCACACACACGCGCCAGCGGCAGCAGCAGGGGAAACCAAGTTGCTGGTGCGTCGCGGCTCGATTCAGGTCAAGGTCGAAGTCAACTTCGTCATGCGCGGCACGGTGCAGCCGGTGCGCCGCGCCTCGCTGACGCCGATGGCCCGTGACGTGTTGATGGCCGATCTGGAGATTCCGGTGGTGTCGCTGGAAGAAGTGTACGGCGGCAAGCTGGTGGCGGCGCTGGATCGGCAGCATCCGCGTGATCTGTTCGACGTGATGCAGCTCTTTGCGCACGAGGGCATCACGCCCGGCATCCGGCGCGCCTTCGTGGTCTATCTGGCCAGCAGCAACCGGCCGATCCATGAAGTGTTGTTCACGCCGCTGCGAGACATCCGGCACGACTACGAGCACAACTTCCAAGGCATGACGACCGAGCCGGTGCCGCTTGATGCGCTGCTCGACGCGCGAGAACGCATGGTGCGCGAAATCCAGCAGGGTTTGGACGACGACGAGCGGCGCTTCCTGCTGTCGCTGGCCGCTGGCACGCCGGAGTGGTCATTGCTGGACATCGCACACCTCGAACAACTGCCGGGCATCCGCTGGAAGCTGCACAACCTGGCGCAGTTGCAGAAGGCCGATGCGAAGAAGTTTGCCGAGCAAGCAGATGCGCTGGCCGCAAGGTTGGGGTAG
- a CDS encoding lipopolysaccharide assembly protein LapA domain-containing protein — protein sequence MKYVYLALLLAMTAVVFLFKFQNLDTVTVQFLSASLTLPLSLLLLAVYVLGMLTGGTLLSMVRSWVRGATSKPPLSN from the coding sequence ATGAAATATGTCTACTTGGCCCTGCTGCTCGCCATGACGGCTGTCGTTTTTCTATTCAAGTTCCAGAACCTCGACACTGTGACCGTGCAGTTCCTGTCTGCGAGCTTGACGCTACCGCTGTCGTTGCTGCTGCTGGCGGTGTACGTGCTGGGCATGCTGACGGGAGGCACGCTCCTGTCCATGGTTCGCAGCTGGGTGCGCGGCGCCACCTCGAAACCTCCCTTGAGCAACTGA
- a CDS encoding calcium/sodium antiporter, whose translation MTFLLFAGGLLALVAGAFILVRGASLLALRLGLSPLAVGLTVVAFGTSAPELAVTTGAVLAGQGGLALGNAVGSNIFNVLFILGVAALITPLAVHRQVIRQEAPIMIGGAVLLIVLGLDGSLGLFDGSLLLGLLMAYTAFLVRQSRAEPAATGPDEYADTLQPAKAGRWDARLPAQLGLIVAGLVLLVLGSDWLVQAAVIFARALGLSEVIIGLTIVASGTSLPEVAASVVASLKGERDIAVGNVVGSCVFNLFGVVGLGAVVAAVGTGAALPLPPDVARFDLWVMLAALVACLPVFLTGREIARWEGGLFLGYYVAYVAYLVLAAQRHDGVQAFGDAMLGFVVPLTIVTLGVTMLRRAGR comes from the coding sequence ATGACTTTTCTTCTGTTCGCGGGGGGGCTCCTGGCCTTGGTTGCCGGCGCCTTCATCCTCGTGCGCGGTGCGTCGCTCCTGGCATTGCGCCTGGGTCTGTCGCCGCTGGCGGTGGGTCTCACGGTGGTGGCTTTTGGCACCAGTGCACCGGAGTTGGCCGTGACAACCGGCGCAGTGCTGGCCGGGCAGGGCGGGCTGGCGTTGGGCAACGCCGTGGGTAGTAACATCTTCAACGTCCTGTTCATCTTGGGCGTGGCCGCGCTCATCACGCCACTGGCGGTGCACAGGCAAGTCATTCGGCAGGAAGCGCCGATCATGATCGGCGGCGCGGTGTTGCTCATCGTCCTGGGCCTGGACGGTTCGCTGGGGCTGTTCGACGGATCGCTGTTGCTCGGCCTGCTGATGGCCTACACCGCGTTCCTGGTCCGGCAGTCGCGCGCGGAGCCGGCCGCGACCGGTCCCGACGAGTACGCCGACACACTGCAGCCGGCCAAGGCGGGGCGGTGGGACGCCCGGCTGCCGGCACAGCTCGGTCTGATCGTCGCCGGGCTGGTGCTGCTCGTGCTGGGATCGGATTGGCTGGTGCAGGCGGCAGTCATCTTCGCGCGTGCACTCGGTCTGTCGGAGGTGATCATCGGCCTGACCATCGTCGCCTCGGGCACTTCGCTGCCGGAGGTGGCGGCATCGGTAGTGGCCAGCCTCAAGGGCGAACGCGACATCGCCGTGGGCAACGTGGTGGGCAGTTGCGTGTTCAACCTCTTTGGCGTCGTTGGCCTGGGGGCCGTCGTGGCGGCTGTGGGCACCGGTGCCGCGCTGCCGCTGCCGCCGGACGTGGCCCGGTTCGATCTGTGGGTCATGCTCGCCGCACTGGTGGCTTGCCTGCCGGTCTTCCTGACCGGTCGCGAGATCGCCCGTTGGGAGGGCGGCCTGTTCCTGGGCTACTACGTCGCGTATGTGGCCTACCTGGTGCTGGCGGCGCAGCGCCATGACGGCGTCCAGGCCTTCGGCGACGCGATGCTGGGGTTCGTGGTGCCGCTGACCATCGTCACGCTGGGCGTGACGATGTTGCGGCGGGCGGGGCGCTGA
- a CDS encoding TrbI/VirB10 family protein: MSQDDTPDLATPQAGKVAPEAVALRAQPRPVTRLNRRTLAILVGGLSVAVLGATIWSLQPQRRGTGEQTELYNVDRVSKSEGLDALPTDYSKLPPALPPDVPELGPPLPGDLGPAIVASQQPVTPGYSPPGHDPEDALRKEADAAAASSVFFRSGGQAQTDATVAQAAPGAASTLAAFDPLAAGPASTVAQPADPTAVQNRQDQKEAFLKAGSTETRNSGNLALPASPYQVMAGTVIAGALVTGIKSDLPGDVIATVTEPVFDTATGKFLLIPQGARILGRYNSQVSYGQSRVQVVWNRIILPDTSSLTLDNLVGTDPAGYAGLEDDVNWHWNRIVAGAVLTTLLGVGAELAAPENRQDGNRIVIAGRDSAQDSINQVGQEITRRNMNIQPTLTTRPGLPVRIIVNRDLVLRPYQPMFFQRGAMQ, from the coding sequence ATGAGCCAGGACGACACCCCCGACCTCGCCACGCCGCAGGCAGGCAAGGTCGCGCCGGAAGCGGTGGCGCTGCGCGCCCAGCCGCGCCCGGTCACTCGCTTGAACCGGCGCACGCTGGCCATCCTCGTCGGCGGCCTGTCGGTCGCCGTCCTTGGGGCCACGATCTGGTCGCTGCAACCGCAGCGGCGCGGTACGGGCGAGCAAACCGAGCTTTACAACGTCGATCGCGTCTCGAAGTCCGAAGGGCTGGATGCGCTACCGACGGACTACTCGAAGCTGCCGCCAGCCTTGCCGCCCGATGTGCCCGAGCTGGGGCCGCCGTTGCCCGGCGACCTTGGCCCGGCCATCGTCGCTTCGCAGCAGCCGGTGACGCCAGGCTATTCGCCGCCAGGCCATGATCCCGAAGATGCCTTGCGCAAGGAGGCGGACGCGGCGGCGGCCTCGTCGGTGTTCTTCCGCTCGGGCGGCCAAGCGCAGACCGACGCCACGGTCGCGCAGGCGGCGCCGGGGGCTGCAAGCACGCTTGCGGCCTTTGATCCGCTCGCTGCTGGACCTGCCTCGACGGTGGCCCAGCCCGCCGACCCGACCGCCGTGCAGAACCGGCAAGACCAGAAAGAGGCGTTCCTGAAAGCCGGTTCTACGGAAACCCGCAATTCCGGCAATCTGGCGCTGCCCGCGTCGCCGTATCAGGTGATGGCCGGAACGGTGATCGCCGGTGCGCTGGTGACAGGCATCAAGTCGGACTTGCCGGGCGACGTGATCGCCACGGTGACAGAGCCAGTCTTTGACACAGCCACGGGCAAGTTCCTGCTGATTCCGCAGGGGGCGCGCATCCTTGGGCGCTACAACAGCCAGGTCAGCTACGGGCAGAGCCGCGTGCAAGTAGTGTGGAACCGGATCATCTTGCCCGACACGTCTTCGCTGACGCTCGACAACCTAGTGGGCACCGATCCGGCCGGCTACGCTGGCCTGGAGGATGACGTGAACTGGCACTGGAATCGCATCGTTGCGGGCGCGGTGTTGACGACGCTGCTGGGCGTGGGCGCCGAACTGGCCGCGCCGGAGAACCGGCAGGACGGCAACCGCATTGTGATTGCCGGGCGCGACAGCGCGCAGGACAGCATCAATCAGGTCGGCCAAGAGATCACCCGGCGCAACATGAATATCCAGCCGACGCTGACCACGCGGCCGGGCCTGCCGGTGCGCATCATCGTCAACCGCGATTTGGTGTTGCGGCCTTACCAGCCGATGTTCTTCCAACGGGGGGCGATGCAATGA
- a CDS encoding TerB family tellurite resistance protein produces MNHPVFRHYPRNSPQAAGRILATALLANGDIKDVEWQRLADTQAFERLDLHGLQWHVVLDELCQDLMTGVRPGRDILIDGPTLAAWLDEIDNVALQALVIKLCAQVIEADGEVHPGESMLLRAALERWVLPMEDQECVEPLVYGLDFQVVPRPGISMPG; encoded by the coding sequence ATGAACCACCCAGTTTTCCGGCACTACCCCCGCAACAGCCCTCAGGCCGCCGGGCGCATCCTGGCCACCGCCTTGCTGGCCAACGGCGACATCAAGGATGTCGAATGGCAGCGACTGGCCGACACGCAGGCCTTCGAACGGCTCGATCTGCATGGCCTGCAATGGCATGTCGTTCTGGACGAGTTGTGCCAGGACCTGATGACCGGTGTTCGCCCAGGGCGGGATATCCTGATCGACGGTCCGACGCTCGCCGCCTGGCTGGACGAGATCGATAACGTCGCGTTGCAGGCGCTGGTGATCAAGCTTTGCGCTCAAGTCATCGAGGCCGACGGCGAGGTGCACCCGGGCGAGTCGATGTTGTTGCGCGCGGCACTTGAGCGGTGGGTGCTGCCGATGGAAGACCAGGAGTGTGTCGAACCACTGGTCTACGGCCTCGACTTTCAGGTGGTGCCGCGCCCTGGCATCTCGATGCCGGGCTAA